A genome region from Chlorogloeopsis sp. ULAP01 includes the following:
- a CDS encoding hybrid sensor histidine kinase/response regulator: MSMIITDYNLMEVIYESTSTCVYRGLRKSDQISVIIKTLKAEYPTIEHLAQLRHEYKILQSLDIEGIVKPLALENYQNGLALILSDFDGESLKTFITNYKLELRQFLQIAIQLSTTLAQLHQNNIIHKDIKPHNILIAPQTGEVKIIDFSISSCLSRENLTVSNPNLLEGTLAYMSPEQTGRMNRSIDYRTDFYSLGVTFYEMLTGQLPFQTTDPLELTHCHIAKIPLSPQQINPEIPEAVAGIVMKLLAKTAEERYQSALGIKADLEVCLKKLQATEKIEDFIVGQLDLYSQFLIPQKLYGREQEVATLMDAFERVANPSTSPGNKEGLKGLKGIEMMLVSGYSGIGKSSLVNEVHKPIVQQRGYFISGKFDQFKRNIPYASLIQAFQELMRQLLTESHKKIALWKAKILEALGTNGQIIIDVIPEVELIIGHQPVVPQLGLTESQNRFNRVFKQFIHVFCQKEHPLVIFLDDLQWADSASLKLLPLLLNDPSSQYLFLIGAYRDNEVYTSHPLILTLEEIQKSGAIVNNIVLHPLQLADVNKLVSDTLRNSQENSQLLAELVFNKTQGNPFFLTQLLKSLYQEKLLVFDFSEGCWQWDIELLQDIDITDNVVELMVNQIQKLAPTTQNVLKLAACIGDKFTLDVLSIVNQKSLSETATDLWESLQDSLIIPLSQSYKIPLVITSQQSELLTTEQEQITIAYKFLHDRVQQAAYSLIADSQKKETHLKIGQLLLQNTTLEERQEKIFALVNQLNYGIDLLISESEKYELAELNLIAAKKANQATAYESAIRYIKLGLKLLAVNSWQNQYELTLALYESAVETAYLNGDFEQMESWAEVVLQQAKIPIDKMKVYEVKIQACMAQVRQLEAIAIGLQALAQLGLRFPESPTASDIQQTLNQTAANLAGKNIEDLINLPFMTQEDKLTATRMLTSMGSPTYQAAPMLFPLVICEQVNLSIQYGNSPFSAYGYVCYGVILNGIVQDIESAYKFGKLALNLVEQFNALELKTSVFFVAGACTIHGKVHAKETLPLLQDGYSYGIENGHFEYGGYAAMQKCQYSYYIGKELTILEKEMTTISNTLAQLKQANALSWNQIFQQSVLNLLEPSENLWCLIGEVYNEEKYLPLLKEANDRTGLHYFYLNKLILCYLFGEYEQASENGVQAEQYLDGVKAFLAVPVFHFYDSLAQLVIYPSASPLHQEYLLNKVISNQEKMQIWAYHAPMNFQHKYDLVEAEKARILGQFDCAIALYDLAIAGARKQGYIQEEALSNELAAKFYFERRREKVAQTYLTDAYYSYISWGATAKIRDLEAKYPQIFSRIWERNNQGLETNLTIGSTTTDIPVVFDLASVMKASQALSGEIVLEKLLTKLMQIVMENAGAETGFLILEKADRLLIEASASVRQNEIKVQESLPVDSSQQLPISIINYVRRTHENVVLNDATCEAVFITDSYILNHKPKSILCTPIVNQGKLIGILYLENKLTAGAFTPERLEILQVLSSQAAISIENARLYHDLEEYNRTLEAKVQQRTLELQDKNLQLQQEICERQRAQEAAAAANHAKSEFLANMSHELRTPLNGILGYAQIFQKDKNLSARQKNGVNIIYQCGEHLLTLINDILDISKIEARKMELYPKEIHFSEFLETIIEICRIRAEQKGVSLIYKALSPLPRIIRADEKRLRQVLINLLSNAVKFTEKGSITFKVGYVIGNGDWGLETGESFSQHQIPKIRFQVEDTGIGIAPEQLEEIFLPFQQVGEDIRKTEGTGLGLAISRQLVQMMGGELKVKSILDKGSVFWLDLDLPEIFQNTDEKSINEHKIISFVGSKRKVLVVDDKWANRSILVNILQPLGFDVIEAIDGLDCLKKAVEFKPDVIFMDLVMAGMDGFEATRRLRKLPEQKQVLVIAVSASVFDFDQTQSREVGCDDFLAKPIRIADLLEKLRIHLGLEWVYEEPEQVRRIKNENQSLLYPSNLTPATPIMAPPAQELQILLDLAMRGDLRGIAQQAIKLEELDEKLIPFATHLRQLAKAFKGKQILEFLKKF; this comes from the coding sequence ATGAGTATGATTATTACCGACTACAACCTCATGGAAGTTATCTATGAAAGTACTAGTACCTGTGTTTATCGTGGCTTGAGAAAGTCTGATCAAATATCAGTAATTATTAAAACTCTTAAAGCTGAGTATCCCACTATAGAACACCTTGCTCAACTACGACACGAATATAAAATCCTTCAATCCCTGGATATAGAAGGGATTGTAAAACCTCTAGCTTTAGAAAACTATCAAAATGGTTTGGCATTAATTTTGTCAGATTTTGACGGAGAATCACTAAAAACTTTTATCACTAATTACAAATTAGAATTAAGACAGTTTTTGCAAATAGCTATTCAATTGTCTACAACACTTGCTCAATTACATCAAAATAATATTATTCATAAAGATATTAAGCCTCATAATATTTTAATCGCTCCGCAAACAGGTGAAGTTAAAATTATAGATTTTAGTATTTCATCGTGTCTATCCAGGGAAAATTTAACTGTCAGCAATCCAAATTTACTTGAAGGCACCCTTGCCTATATGTCACCAGAACAAACTGGAAGGATGAACCGCTCGATTGACTATCGAACTGACTTTTATTCTCTAGGTGTCACCTTTTATGAAATGTTAACGGGGCAGTTACCTTTTCAAACTACTGATCCCTTAGAATTAACTCACTGCCATATTGCAAAAATACCTTTATCACCTCAACAAATCAATCCAGAGATTCCCGAAGCGGTTGCTGGTATTGTCATGAAATTATTAGCTAAGACTGCTGAGGAAAGATATCAAAGTGCTTTAGGAATAAAAGCTGATTTAGAAGTATGTCTTAAAAAACTGCAAGCAACGGAGAAAATTGAAGATTTTATTGTTGGGCAGTTAGATTTATACAGTCAATTTCTGATCCCACAAAAACTTTATGGCCGCGAGCAAGAAGTTGCAACTTTAATGGATGCCTTTGAGCGAGTGGCAAATCCCTCTACTTCCCCTGGTAACAAGGAAGGATTAAAAGGATTAAAGGGGATAGAAATGATGTTAGTCAGTGGTTATTCAGGAATTGGTAAATCCTCTTTAGTGAATGAAGTTCATAAACCCATAGTGCAACAAAGAGGATATTTTATTTCTGGTAAATTTGACCAATTTAAGCGAAATATTCCCTATGCTTCTTTGATTCAAGCTTTTCAGGAATTAATGCGGCAATTGTTAACAGAAAGCCATAAAAAAATAGCACTATGGAAAGCAAAAATTTTAGAAGCTCTTGGTACTAATGGTCAGATTATTATTGATGTTATTCCTGAAGTCGAACTGATTATTGGACATCAGCCAGTTGTTCCTCAATTGGGGCTAACTGAATCCCAAAATAGATTTAATCGTGTATTTAAACAATTCATTCATGTATTTTGTCAAAAGGAACATCCATTAGTAATATTCTTGGATGACTTACAGTGGGCAGATTCTGCCTCTTTAAAATTACTTCCACTGCTACTAAATGATCCAAGTAGTCAATATTTATTCTTAATTGGGGCTTATAGAGATAATGAAGTTTATACCAGCCATCCATTAATATTAACTTTAGAAGAAATTCAAAAATCAGGTGCAATTGTTAACAATATTGTTCTCCATCCTTTGCAATTAGCTGATGTAAATAAACTAGTTAGTGATACTCTCCGCAATAGCCAAGAAAATTCACAACTACTAGCCGAGTTAGTGTTTAACAAAACTCAGGGCAATCCCTTCTTCTTAACTCAACTACTCAAATCTCTGTATCAAGAAAAACTATTGGTATTTGATTTTAGTGAAGGTTGCTGGCAATGGGATATTGAACTACTTCAAGATATTGATATAACTGATAATGTTGTTGAGTTGATGGTAAATCAAATTCAAAAGCTAGCGCCAACAACACAAAATGTCTTGAAGTTAGCAGCTTGTATTGGAGATAAATTTACTTTAGATGTTCTGAGTATTGTTAATCAAAAATCCTTGTCGGAAACAGCAACAGATTTATGGGAATCTCTACAGGATAGTTTAATTATACCCTTAAGTCAGTCCTACAAAATTCCTTTAGTGATTACTAGCCAGCAAAGCGAATTACTAACAACTGAGCAAGAGCAAATCACTATTGCCTACAAGTTTTTACATGACCGAGTACAGCAAGCAGCCTATTCTCTGATTGCAGATTCACAAAAAAAAGAAACTCACCTCAAAATTGGTCAACTATTACTACAAAATACCACGCTTGAAGAACGACAAGAAAAGATTTTTGCTTTAGTCAACCAGCTGAATTATGGTATTGACTTACTTATTTCTGAGTCAGAAAAATATGAACTGGCTGAACTGAATCTGATTGCAGCTAAGAAAGCGAATCAAGCAACAGCATATGAGTCTGCTATCCGCTATATCAAGCTTGGTTTGAAGTTATTAGCAGTAAACAGTTGGCAGAATCAGTACGAGCTAACCTTGGCACTGTATGAGTCGGCAGTAGAAACAGCGTACCTGAACGGTGATTTTGAGCAGATGGAAAGCTGGGCTGAAGTTGTTTTGCAACAGGCAAAAATCCCGATTGACAAAATGAAAGTCTACGAAGTTAAAATTCAAGCCTGCATGGCGCAAGTCAGACAACTGGAAGCGATCGCAATTGGATTGCAAGCACTGGCACAGCTAGGGTTAAGATTCCCAGAGTCGCCTACCGCTTCAGATATCCAACAAACACTCAATCAAACAGCAGCAAATTTGGCTGGGAAGAATATAGAAGACTTAATTAATCTCCCATTCATGACGCAGGAAGATAAATTGACAGCTACACGGATGCTAACGAGTATGGGTTCTCCTACCTATCAAGCTGCACCTATGCTGTTTCCACTAGTTATATGCGAACAGGTAAATTTATCTATTCAATATGGAAATTCACCCTTCTCAGCTTATGGTTATGTTTGTTATGGCGTAATTTTAAATGGCATAGTTCAAGATATTGAATCGGCTTATAAATTTGGTAAGTTGGCTTTAAATCTTGTAGAACAATTTAACGCTTTAGAACTTAAAACAAGTGTATTTTTTGTAGCGGGAGCATGTACAATTCACGGTAAAGTTCATGCTAAAGAAACTTTACCACTATTGCAGGATGGTTACTCCTATGGAATAGAAAACGGACATTTTGAATATGGTGGTTACGCAGCCATGCAAAAATGCCAATATTCTTATTACATAGGTAAAGAGCTAACAATCCTTGAAAAAGAAATGACAACAATTAGTAATACCTTAGCCCAACTCAAGCAAGCAAACGCCTTGAGTTGGAATCAGATATTTCAACAGTCAGTTCTGAACTTACTAGAACCTTCTGAAAATTTGTGGTGTTTAATTGGTGAAGTATACAACGAGGAAAAATATTTACCACTGCTTAAAGAGGCTAATGACAGAACTGGGCTCCACTATTTTTATCTAAATAAGCTTATTCTTTGTTATTTATTTGGAGAGTACGAGCAAGCCTCAGAAAATGGAGTTCAAGCAGAACAGTATTTAGATGGAGTCAAAGCATTTCTTGCTGTACCAGTGTTCCATTTCTACGATTCCTTAGCACAACTTGTAATCTATCCATCAGCGTCACCTTTACACCAAGAATATCTCTTAAATAAAGTCATTAGCAATCAGGAAAAAATGCAAATCTGGGCTTACCATGCTCCAATGAATTTTCAGCATAAATATGACTTGGTAGAGGCAGAAAAAGCACGGATTTTGGGACAATTTGATTGTGCGATCGCACTTTACGATCTAGCGATCGCTGGTGCTAGGAAGCAAGGATACATTCAAGAAGAAGCACTCTCCAACGAATTAGCAGCAAAGTTTTATTTTGAGCGTAGGAGAGAAAAAGTAGCTCAAACTTATTTAACTGATGCTTACTACAGCTATATTAGCTGGGGAGCAACAGCAAAAATTAGAGATTTAGAAGCAAAATATCCTCAAATTTTCTCTCGGATCTGGGAGCGAAACAACCAAGGCTTAGAGACAAATTTGACAATTGGCTCTACAACTACAGATATTCCTGTAGTTTTCGATTTAGCTTCAGTTATGAAAGCTTCACAAGCTCTTTCTGGCGAAATTGTTTTAGAAAAACTGCTGACTAAATTGATGCAAATTGTGATGGAAAATGCTGGTGCCGAAACAGGATTTTTAATCTTAGAAAAGGCAGATAGATTACTCATAGAAGCATCAGCAAGTGTCCGGCAAAATGAAATCAAAGTGCAAGAATCTCTACCTGTAGATTCGAGTCAACAGCTACCAATATCTATTATTAATTATGTGCGTCGTACTCATGAGAATGTTGTACTAAACGATGCCACTTGCGAAGCAGTATTTATAACAGATAGTTATATTCTCAACCACAAGCCAAAATCTATTTTATGTACGCCAATTGTTAATCAAGGTAAGTTGATTGGCATTCTTTACTTAGAAAATAAATTGACTGCTGGAGCTTTTACACCAGAGCGGTTAGAAATATTGCAAGTTTTATCATCTCAAGCAGCAATATCAATTGAAAATGCCCGCCTTTATCATGATTTAGAGGAATATAACCGGACACTAGAAGCAAAAGTACAACAGCGAACCCTAGAATTACAAGATAAAAATTTACAACTTCAACAGGAAATTTGTGAGCGCCAACGAGCACAAGAAGCAGCTGCCGCCGCTAATCATGCCAAAAGCGAATTCCTCGCTAACATGAGCCATGAACTTCGTACCCCGCTCAATGGTATTTTGGGTTATGCTCAAATCTTTCAGAAAGATAAAAATTTATCCGCGCGGCAAAAGAATGGAGTAAATATTATTTATCAATGTGGTGAGCATTTACTCACACTTATTAATGATATTTTAGATATTTCTAAAATCGAAGCTCGGAAAATGGAACTTTATCCCAAAGAGATTCATTTTTCAGAATTTCTGGAGACTATCATCGAAATTTGTCGCATTCGTGCTGAACAAAAAGGAGTTTCTTTAATTTATAAAGCGCTATCTCCACTGCCAAGAATAATTCGAGCTGATGAAAAACGGTTGCGCCAAGTTTTGATTAATTTACTTAGCAATGCAGTCAAATTTACAGAAAAAGGTAGTATAACGTTCAAAGTGGGTTATGTAATCGGGAATGGGGATTGGGGACTGGAGACGGGGGAAAGTTTTTCCCAACACCAAATCCCCAAAATTCGATTTCAAGTAGAAGATACAGGAATAGGCATTGCACCAGAACAATTAGAAGAGATTTTTTTGCCATTCCAGCAGGTGGGTGAGGATATTCGTAAAACTGAAGGAACAGGATTGGGATTGGCAATTAGCCGTCAATTAGTTCAGATGATGGGTGGCGAACTGAAGGTGAAGAGTATTTTGGATAAAGGGAGTGTTTTTTGGCTAGATTTGGATTTACCAGAAATTTTCCAAAATACTGATGAAAAGAGCATTAATGAACATAAAATCATCAGTTTTGTTGGTTCTAAACGCAAAGTTTTAGTAGTAGATGATAAATGGGCAAATCGCTCTATTTTAGTCAATATATTACAACCCTTGGGGTTTGATGTCATAGAAGCAATAGACGGTTTAGACTGTCTCAAAAAAGCAGTTGAATTTAAGCCTGATGTGATTTTTATGGACTTGGTAATGGCTGGAATGGACGGTTTTGAAGCAACTCGCCGTCTGAGAAAGTTGCCAGAACAAAAACAAGTGCTAGTGATTGCAGTCTCCGCAAGCGTTTTTGATTTTGATCAAACGCAGAGTCGAGAAGTCGGTTGTGATGATTTTCTCGCTAAACCAATTCGGATAGCAGATTTGTTAGAAAAATTACGGATTCACTTAGGATTGGAATGGGTGTATGAAGAACCAGAGCAAGTTAGAAGGATAAAAAATGAAAACCAAAGTTTACTTTATCCCTCCAATTTGACGCCTGCAACTCCTATTATGGCTCCACCAGCACAAGAGCTTCAGATTTTGCTAGATTTAGCAATGAGAGGTGACTTAAGGGGTATTGCCCAACAAGCTATAAAATTGGAGGAATTAGATGAAAAATTGATTCCTTTTGCTACTCATTTGCGTCAACTTGCAAAAGCTTTTAAAGGGAAACAAATTTTAGAGTTTCTCAAAAAATTTTAA
- a CDS encoding DUF3386 domain-containing protein, whose product MKQSQKHLTRWCALSLVLTLLALTQLAQEAIAQNLPPRSIRLLLADKNTSTQTQTVSARDIFRAAYLNRYTWDEKFPGYTAEVKIKQGNEEYNGYIRVKPDLSVEVTGINSAQVRQTVEGQLRMVAIHRRRIPFEVAHKNHTYELGKTDNTGVVEIFEKGESTDAHYKVFKNQITQVNRTLGNTFVTVNLLDSLVSPKGYLATRYRTIFRQPQTKQVLGEQESEDTYQQIGDYYLLKRQVLRNFQAGQQTSTLIDFNNIQLLPKSTSTTPSDSRKGV is encoded by the coding sequence ATGAAACAATCACAAAAACACCTGACTCGCTGGTGTGCTTTGAGTTTAGTTCTAACTCTGTTGGCGTTAACCCAACTAGCCCAAGAAGCGATCGCTCAAAATCTGCCACCCAGAAGTATTCGCCTCCTCCTCGCAGATAAAAACACCTCAACCCAGACTCAAACTGTCTCAGCTCGCGACATATTTCGGGCTGCCTACCTAAATCGCTACACCTGGGATGAAAAATTTCCAGGATATACGGCTGAAGTCAAAATCAAACAAGGAAATGAAGAATACAATGGCTACATTCGTGTGAAACCAGACTTGAGTGTCGAAGTAACTGGCATTAATTCTGCACAAGTACGTCAGACTGTTGAGGGGCAATTACGCATGGTTGCAATCCACCGTCGTCGGATTCCTTTTGAGGTGGCACACAAAAACCATACTTATGAACTGGGTAAAACTGATAATACAGGTGTTGTAGAGATTTTTGAAAAGGGAGAGTCAACAGACGCCCATTACAAGGTATTCAAAAACCAGATTACTCAAGTTAATCGTACTTTGGGAAATACATTTGTTACCGTTAACTTGTTGGATTCGTTAGTCTCCCCTAAAGGCTATCTAGCAACCCGTTACCGAACCATATTTCGACAGCCTCAAACTAAACAAGTGTTGGGAGAACAGGAATCGGAAGATACTTACCAGCAAATTGGTGATTATTATCTACTAAAGCGGCAGGTGCTTCGCAACTTTCAAGCAGGGCAGCAGACTAGTACTCTCATAGACTTCAATAATATCCAGTTATTACCAAAATCGACGAGTACTACACCATCAGACTCAAGGAAAGGAGTTTGA
- a CDS encoding AAA-like domain-containing protein, translating to MKEDKTKLKRKRGVVLTVAGLRRLQAAILEEERRERGGKRFTQAELSDRIGVSTSSLSRLWSLSSRIDPRTLRICFSAFDLHLDKKDYTFFDSNDINCLDENTQEDEVINRDFCKNVGNADFLPNSGLFLQQQMPQLVSTLVCAEKFSSEVALKERSLNHSYQSKFTAYYKYPSGPLPLDSKLYISRPRLEELAYQEIMQPGCVIRIEGCREMGKTSLMLRVLAHAITLGYETVKLNLNQVDIDVLQKPHLFMKWLAASISRQLGIEFNVEKHWDEEIGSKLSCTIYLKECLLAPLEKPLLLVLDEVQHIFEYPDLAREFLPLLRSWQEEAQQDQVWQKLRLVIVYSTDVSLPLNINQSPFNLGLPLKLSEFTYEQAMELVERYGIDWRHSNQVQQLMKLIGGHPALINIALYQLCCQQLTLEEIFKIASVQKRCHCQFFS from the coding sequence ATGAAAGAAGACAAAACTAAATTAAAACGAAAACGGGGAGTAGTTTTAACTGTTGCCGGATTGAGGAGATTGCAAGCCGCAATTTTAGAAGAAGAGAGAAGAGAAAGAGGAGGGAAACGTTTTACCCAAGCAGAATTAAGCGATCGCATTGGAGTCTCAACCTCTAGCCTGAGTCGTTTATGGTCTTTAAGTTCTAGGATAGATCCACGTACCCTGCGAATATGTTTTAGTGCTTTTGATTTACACCTGGATAAGAAAGATTACACCTTCTTCGATTCCAATGATATTAATTGTCTGGATGAAAACACTCAAGAAGATGAAGTGATCAATCGAGATTTCTGCAAAAATGTTGGTAATGCGGATTTCTTGCCAAATAGTGGATTGTTCCTACAACAGCAAATGCCTCAACTGGTTTCCACACTTGTTTGTGCAGAGAAATTTTCAAGTGAAGTTGCACTCAAGGAGCGATCGCTCAACCATAGCTATCAATCAAAATTTACTGCATATTATAAATATCCTAGTGGCCCTTTACCTTTAGATTCCAAATTATATATCTCTCGTCCTCGATTGGAAGAACTAGCATATCAAGAAATTATGCAACCCGGATGCGTAATTCGTATTGAGGGTTGTCGAGAAATGGGCAAAACTTCTTTGATGTTAAGAGTATTAGCTCATGCTATAACGTTAGGTTATGAAACTGTAAAATTAAATCTGAATCAAGTTGATATTGATGTTCTGCAAAAGCCGCACTTATTCATGAAATGGTTAGCTGCAAGTATTTCTCGTCAACTAGGCATAGAATTTAATGTCGAGAAACACTGGGATGAAGAAATTGGTAGTAAACTAAGCTGCACCATTTACCTAAAAGAATGTTTGCTTGCTCCTTTAGAAAAACCCTTATTATTGGTATTGGATGAAGTCCAGCATATTTTTGAGTATCCTGATTTAGCTAGAGAATTTTTACCTCTGTTACGCTCATGGCAAGAGGAAGCACAACAAGATCAAGTATGGCAAAAGTTGCGACTAGTGATTGTTTATTCAACAGATGTTTCTCTTCCTCTTAATATTAATCAATCGCCATTTAACCTTGGACTACCGTTGAAATTATCGGAATTTACTTATGAGCAAGCAATGGAATTAGTAGAACGGTATGGTATTGATTGGAGACACAGTAACCAAGTGCAACAGCTAATGAAACTGATAGGAGGACATCCAGCATTAATTAATATTGCTCTTTATCAACTTTGCTGTCAACAATTAACATTAGAGGAAATTTTCAAAATAGCAAGTGTACAAAAGCGTTGTCACTGCCAATTTTTTTCCTGA
- a CDS encoding TIGR00341 family protein, whose product MRQLIIQVPQGEGNKVLNIAKSLNGANLAKFEATNSDEPIDVVLVYVSNRQVEKLVAKLEELPKVNFTLLPTGVMPLHPPVSEAPQQVTNVEERSPIEIFLSGLQSVGSWRGFLGYAAMAGFVVWIGLYTDTTYLLTAAMLIAPFAGPAMNLAIATARGDRQLLWRSLVRYFAALAVTIIVAGILSLILQQKIATSLMIERSQISSVAVLLPLAAGAAGALNLVQSERSSLVSGAATGMLVAASLAPPAGIVGMGSAIARWDLVISGLFLLLLQLVGINLTAALLFRFFGLSARGVRYTRGKSWLFPVTLALTLLGLTALLTWQFNSPPDLQRSTLAQRADAQIEEVVSQNPLVDLVETNARFTRSQIPGQNTLLTTVYVQRRQNVSVSAEEIRSRLTQAIQSRLQQQNFDVIPLVDAIVLEPPASK is encoded by the coding sequence ATGCGGCAATTAATTATTCAAGTTCCTCAAGGAGAAGGAAACAAAGTCCTTAATATTGCTAAGTCTCTAAACGGGGCAAACCTTGCTAAATTTGAGGCAACAAACAGTGATGAACCAATAGACGTAGTGCTGGTTTACGTTTCCAATCGCCAAGTAGAAAAGCTGGTGGCAAAACTAGAAGAACTACCGAAAGTAAACTTCACATTGCTACCTACTGGCGTCATGCCTCTGCACCCTCCAGTTTCAGAAGCTCCGCAGCAAGTCACAAATGTAGAAGAACGTAGCCCAATTGAGATATTTTTGAGTGGCTTGCAGAGTGTTGGCTCTTGGCGGGGCTTTCTCGGATATGCAGCAATGGCGGGTTTTGTTGTCTGGATTGGTTTGTATACTGACACAACTTACCTACTCACAGCAGCAATGCTAATCGCCCCATTTGCAGGCCCAGCAATGAATTTGGCGATTGCTACAGCAAGAGGCGATCGCCAACTACTGTGGCGCAGCCTTGTGCGTTATTTTGCAGCACTGGCAGTGACAATTATAGTTGCAGGTATCCTTAGTTTAATTTTACAGCAAAAGATTGCCACTAGCCTCATGATTGAACGCAGTCAAATTTCCTCAGTGGCAGTTTTATTACCCTTAGCCGCCGGGGCAGCAGGGGCGCTGAATTTGGTGCAATCAGAGCGCAGTAGCCTGGTATCTGGTGCCGCTACTGGTATGCTTGTGGCTGCTTCTTTGGCTCCTCCAGCAGGAATAGTGGGGATGGGCAGTGCGATTGCTCGATGGGATTTAGTAATTAGTGGTTTGTTCCTGTTGCTGCTGCAACTAGTAGGAATTAATTTGACAGCTGCATTGCTGTTCCGGTTTTTTGGTTTGTCTGCGCGGGGAGTACGTTATACACGCGGCAAAAGCTGGTTGTTTCCTGTCACATTAGCATTGACTTTGCTAGGTTTGACAGCTTTATTAACTTGGCAATTTAACAGTCCCCCAGATTTACAGCGCTCTACTCTTGCTCAACGAGCCGATGCTCAAATTGAAGAGGTAGTCAGTCAAAACCCTTTAGTTGATTTGGTTGAGACAAATGCTCGCTTTACCCGTTCTCAAATCCCAGGACAAAATACTTTATTGACTACAGTTTACGTCCAACGCCGTCAGAATGTGAGTGTATCTGCTGAAGAAATTCGCTCTCGCCTTACCCAAGCTATTCAAAGCCGTCTACAACAACAAAACTTTGATGTTATACCTCTGGTAGATGCGATCGTACTTGAGCCGCCCGCAAGCAAGTAA
- a CDS encoding potassium channel family protein: MSSFIPSHKQALEKERNEILQQLEEWLEIPMLVLAFVWLGLFVMELIWGLNPLLEVFSTTIWIIFIFDFLLEMTLSPRKLPYLKRNWITVVSLFLPALRIFRIVKVLQTLQTVRAVQGLRLLRVMTSTNRGMRALSATFNRRGFGYVVVLTVIVTLVGSAGMYAFENQLPDGSGLNNYGTALWWTAMLMTTMGSEYWPKTPEGRVLCFFLALYAFAIFGYVTATLATFFIGRDADDDQAEVAGVKSITALHDEIAALRAEIQQLLERDS, translated from the coding sequence ATGAGTAGCTTCATTCCATCTCACAAACAAGCTTTAGAAAAAGAGCGTAATGAAATCCTTCAGCAACTAGAAGAATGGCTGGAAATTCCAATGTTAGTACTTGCCTTTGTATGGCTAGGACTATTCGTGATGGAGTTAATCTGGGGACTAAATCCTTTGCTGGAAGTGTTTAGCACCACGATTTGGATAATTTTCATTTTTGATTTTTTGCTGGAGATGACATTATCACCCCGCAAGCTCCCCTATCTCAAACGTAATTGGATCACTGTTGTTTCTCTGTTCTTACCCGCTTTACGTATTTTCCGTATAGTTAAGGTGCTGCAAACGCTACAAACAGTAAGAGCGGTGCAAGGATTGCGGTTGCTGCGGGTAATGACAAGTACCAATAGAGGTATGCGGGCATTGAGTGCCACTTTTAACCGTCGTGGATTTGGCTACGTGGTAGTTTTAACGGTAATTGTCACGCTGGTTGGATCTGCGGGGATGTATGCATTTGAAAATCAGCTTCCCGATGGTTCTGGATTGAATAATTATGGTACTGCCCTGTGGTGGACAGCAATGCTAATGACAACAATGGGTTCGGAGTATTGGCCGAAAACACCAGAAGGTAGGGTACTGTGTTTTTTTCTGGCGTTGTATGCTTTTGCTATCTTTGGCTATGTAACAGCAACTCTAGCGACGTTTTTTATCGGTCGGGATGCAGACGATGACCAAGCGGAAGTAGCTGGTGTAAAATCAATTACGGCACTACATGATGAGATTGCTGCCTTGCGAGCAGAGATTCAGCAATTATTAGAGCGAGATTCTTAA